The DNA region CTGTAAGCTGAAGAAGGAGAGATTGTGAGGGGCCATAATCTAGCTAACTAATTGCCAGAATTGTGCTTAAATCACAAACTATGGTGAAGAGACATTCTTTCAAAGTACTTTAACAACAATATTAGCTTAGGAGATAATGGTTTAGTTAGTAAAAAATTTAAATCATTATTTACTTTTTGTTTTTTATTAGAACTAACCAATGCTGTATTTATTCCAGATGACAAAAAAGTAAATACTAATACAAGTACTAAGTAGGTTTTTGATGTATCACTTAATATATTTGTGTTCAATTGATAGAAAAGAAAAATACTACCAATAAACAACAAAATGAATATCCCTATTAATACTGCTGTAAGAGTTTTAAAGGGAATAATTAATCTATCAAATTTGTAATATACAAAGGATTTCTGTCTGAATAGTAAATAATTGTAGAACGTTTTCATACCTCTATCACCTATTTAATTCATTAAATTTAAAGAAATTTGACTAGATATTAGATAATTCAACCCTA from Bacillus alveayuensis includes:
- a CDS encoding hypothetical protein (product_source=Hypo-rule applied; superfamily=81343; transmembrane_helix_parts=Inside_1_26,TMhelix_27_49,Outside_50_63,TMhelix_64_83,Inside_84_123), yielding MKTFYNYLLFRQKSFVYYKFDRLIIPFKTLTAVLIGIFILLFIGSIFLFYQLNTNILSDTSKTYLVLVLVFTFLSSGINTALVSSNKKQKVNNDLNFLLTKPLSPKLILLLKYFERMSLHHSL